The DNA window GATCACCCTCAGCTATGCAAGAGAAAAGaagtttatgatttttttttttttaagtagtagTATATCAAATTTGCATCTGACAGTTTAGCTTGACCCAAAACAAACAAGATTTagttatttcagttaacaaaGCTTTACAGCACAGCTTGATTCTTaaaacaaatgactcttatgaTTTGGTTCTCTttggtaaattaaaaacatacagCATGAACGGTGTAGCTTGATTCACAAAACAAATGATTTAAGATTCAGTTCTTTTTAGTGAAACAAAACGTGCGTTCCACTTCATTCATTTCTCAAAGCGGTGCAAgctggttagaaattttgtcCGGATTGATGTTGCGCAGAcaccacgtgactgtcacatgtggcattaaAGTACAGACGACTGATTCAGCCGGTGGAGCATCTGAAGAGCGACTAGGAGCtgtgatgacgacaccgatattacacgattggccaagTTCACCGCACAAATGCGTTTGTTtcaggtttattattggacaaattccgattcacaaatttcaaaacaaacagtTAACTTTTCATACCCTCTATCTATATCATGCTTATCAAAAGActgcaaatattttactgcagtaatcatgttttgttaaataatctggttataaaggctaGCTTGTttgcataagtaaaaaaaatattttattaaataattataaaatgatttatatgACTATAAAATacatgtgtaaatatattttatttcctgtcaggACGTTTATGCACAagttttaaaagtgacattgatgtacCTTGCTCTTACTGGGAAACTTTATTTTAGGAATGTccttttattcaatatttttggattaaagtgctttttggaaaatgctttcattatccaaaatactCCTAATCATTGTTTGagacttaatcaaaacaccttgttttgcgtTTAACACTAATATATATTGGaaagttttatatttataaatgtaaataaatgtaaacccctttttagcatattgaaacaagaagtattagcctaaagagtgATGTTTAAACTCCTAAAATTTGTGTTTACTGCTTCGTATTTAATAGGCCtattcattttcatgtttttattactcTCTCGTTTccccttatttctctcatgcgtTTGTTATACGTTTAATATATTAGTTTAACTATAGTTTGCAGAGACTGTATTGTGTTTgatttgtactgtaaatcttttgttgttctaaataaaaaaaataaagattatgatgacgccatgtgatcggtcatcaagACTGCcacaattttgagccctgaagtGTCTGGCTGTCCAGCTCAATTTTCAACTCCGCCACCGCCTTCGCTCGGCTAATCTctttgatcaccggctgcagccatGGTTCAAGTCGGACATACCTAATGCATTCCAGTGTAGCTTGATTCTCAGAACAAACGACTTAAGATTTAGTTGTTTTTAGTAAAGCTAAGTAATTTAGTGTAAATAATTCTCAAAACAAATGAATCGAATTGGTTCTCTTTGGTAAATCAAAAACATACAGCGTGAATGGTGTAGCTTGATTCTCaaaacaaatgactcttatgaTTCAGTACTTTTTAGTGAATCAATACATTAAAGTATAAACAGTACAGAGCCTGATTCTTGAAATTCTTCTCTTGAATTCTTCTCTTATGATAATGAACTCTTATGTCAattgtcaatgtcaattttatttatatagcactatttaaCAACTCAGAGGTCAActcaaaacagattaaaaaaaaaaaaaaaaatatatatatatatatatatatatatatatatatatatatagctaaaacagacaattttcactggtaaaatgtcaaatcaaaatcaaaaatcaaagaggtaagttttgaacctagatttaaaaacagatctGATACAGAGGGGAAGAGCATTCCACAACCTAGGACAGCTACTGCGAAGGCATGGACAcctctgcatttcagcctcgacttagGGATGCATAACAGTCTCTGGTTAGATGACCGAAGAGACTGACCGGGCTGATGCTTAATTAACATGTCTGACAGATAAGAAGGTACCaggccatttagagatttaaaaacgaAGAGAGGCATTTTAAAAATGACTCGATAGTGCACAGGCAGCCAGTGCAGAGAGCGTAAAACTCGGGTAATGTGGTCATGTTTCTTGGTACCTGATAAAAGCCTTGCAACAGCACTTTGAACTAATTGTAACCGGGATAAGGCTTTCTGAATAATCCCAAAGTTTAGTGAGTTACAATCGTCCAGTCTAGTGGTAATAAAAGCATGGAttatatttttcaattttttttctggataaaatagatttgactgtttttaaaagtcAAAGCTGAAAGAAGCAGGATTTGACCACtgcatctatctgtctgtctgtctaagcTCAAGCCATCATCCAGAATAACACCCAGATTGTTTACCCAGGGCTTCATAGAAAAACAGATTTTTTCTAGATTAACTATCGGTGCTCTGGAAGAGTTTGACGGGCCGAACAAAATCATTTCACTCTTACTCTCATTAATATCTAGAAAGTTTAAGGACAACCAGTCTTTCACATCCGACAAGCATAGCATAAGAGTCTCTAGCCCATTTAAACTGGGTTTTAAAGGCAGGTAGATTTGGGTGTCATGCGCATAGCAGTGAAAAAGCAGACCATGTTTTTGAAATGTAGAGCCCAGAGGAAGCATATATAAGGATAAAAGAATAGGGATGAACAGTGAAGCTTGATTCctgatttaaattacatttaaacattATAGTGTGAAAAAATTGGCTTGATTCTCGAAAAATATAATTCTTATAATTCAATTCATTTAAGACAATCAGAATCGACTAAGCAAATCTGTAGATTTGGTTCTCTTTTTTGttaaatgtgtcatttaaatagtttttgtgattaggtgctttaaaaaaatacaatatatgttATAGCAattgcttattttactaaaaaatgACCATTAGAATTTAGTTATTTTAAGTGAATTTTAAACATACAGCATGAACTGTATTGATTCCAGAGAGATAAAAAGTTTCTTCAATCATTTTTTTGCATGATTTATCACCTGCAaggtttaatgtaaatattactaTACTATTATGGTTTGCTTCTTTTTATAGAATCAAATCTTTATTGAGGAAAGAGTGCATATTGATTCCAAAACAAAAGACTCTGGTTTATATTTTCTTTAAACATTAATGCGATGCTATAtattaaatatctacatttcaggaaaaaaaaactgttaatgcTGACAAAATGTGATCTTACTTTTCCCAAAAGAATCATAATACCACGAAATGTACTGGGGTAATATCATAGTAAAGCAACACAAATTTGATTTGGTTACCTTTGGCTTGTTTCTGTAGTCGTGCCGCTGATTCTGCTTCATGTTTCTCTCTCTGCTCCTGTAGCATCTTACAGACCTTCTTATGGCTGAACCAGTGCAGCTTCTGACAGGCCTGACCACAGTAGATCACCTGAACATATGCACAGATAAAACACTTTACAGGTGAAGTTGGGCTGCACAAGACATCTTTCGTCATTAATAGGGCAATGTTTGCATCCGCAATAGACCCACACTAAATATGCAATGTTGACTTGGAATTATACTTGGATGGAATTATCACATTGTGATGGAATTATAGCATCACAATTCAGAATGCAtgatttgtagagtcactgcAGAGTTTAACAAAGGGAACGTTTATCTTTTCATGTGTTTTAATGATTTTCacgagagtttaaagcattcaggcccAAAATATGACAACATTTCTTTCCAAACAGTTCATCATATAGCGAAACTGCACTCAGATTTCAatatataaagcaaaaaaaaataattattgcaaTGTCTTATTTCTCCAATATACAGCTGAATCATCTCCAtcaatgtaaatgaataatttctttccagaaaaaaaatctaagtcatttcgtgaaattgtattcacaatTTAAcacatagcaaaaaaaaaaaaaaaaaaaaaaatgtattaaatatattagcgctgtcaaaattaacgcgttaacccgtgcgattaattttaaataattaacgcgttaaaaaaaattaacgcaattacaggtttttttttacttcctgttgtggtggacgtgtgttcaacatgcaataaatgtggataagaccaaggaagcaatttttgaaggcaagttccagtataaaacaattagttgatcacaggttatccagagtttcatgcaatttccggtgtttcatttttatctttcgacttctgttgtaagttgataccgcatgccgaacagaaagaaaatcctccgcatttcgtgactcggtgttcctttaaggtaataaaatcactgcttaggttacacggtagaattttaataagagtataatcttaatcatattaaaatcggagtattggtgtcttatgtaaatgtactcagaacgtctggtgaagtctTGAGATGTCAAAGACAGGggattactctgcctttcagcatgagccctccttagcgtgtttcctcattaaacgcaaggaaagcgtatgcttcgcgttgttgtgtcagaatccttgtgaaatacagtaatactttaggacgcttagtttaagcaaatttgatgaacgtgatcatgcgtgttgaatctgaggggagtcgctccagtatggaaggccgttggggccaaaacgtctgcagcacgttgtgtgtgtgtctgtgtcaggcctgttgaggggtgtcaggggtggagtgagcgacgtatccgagtaggggcgagaggggtgtgcaatgtatttaacgaccgttTTTCAAGAAATtgtcattcatttgcgggcatttgggagtctctgtgcacttgcgggatactcctagtcttagcaactggatgaatgtaaaggaggattaagcaaaattgtttctactctataactaatgttctcaactgacagcaataaaactttacaatgagtgcaacagtttgtattatatagtttattattataatttttcattttccatatctgcaattcctgtattttggcatttttttgcagtccacttagaatccaacatggaaatcaatgttttctttattggcattgattgttttgaaatttaaatgtcattaacatgcctgtgttttaatttctgtaataaatatggctgtcaagccaggatcttgatggtttattgtgggtatgttgtttacatgaagaaatctgtgttacaagttaaacaaaaattctattaaacaattatattttgattttaaatatttttgtcttgcgtttacattatttttacatttaaatagccaaaattacaagttttagtattttaaatgcgattaatttaaaaaggtgcgattaattagttaattttttttaatcgattgacagcactaatatatagcaatgtcagatttttccaatatagtGCAGACCTAGAGTGAAGTGAATAAATCATGTTATAAAGCCTGATATTTACCATTTTGCAGATGGAGCATCTTTTCTCTGCCCCTTTCTCACCACAGGTTGTGCAGAAATCTGCATCCATGAAACCCACCTGGCCCGTGATGGCCTGAGTGAGAACTGACATAGCCGTTGGGTCACTTccctgtcaaaataaaataaaataaataagtaataatgaaataatgttcTGTCTTGGTAGCTGAGACTAaagatttatttgaaaataatgtatTGTTCCCTCACTCACTTTCCTATGTTAGACCACTAAAACAGCTCACTTAAACAAGTTAATCCAAACAAATAAGTAGATTTACCTCTACGTGAGCAAACAGAGGTCTCTGTAACTCTTACTCACAATTTCCACTGGAGCGATACTCCGGACCAGCTGCTGAAGTAATGTGGCATCACAGTATGGAAACTTCCTAATGCACTCGCGAATGAACTTCTCCTGGAATACTGGGAAACCATCACTGTCTCGCCCTTTTAAAAGACTGAGAAAAAAATTTCAGTCACTGTACAGATCAAATAAggcattttaaattaataaaaacaaagcccctttgaagttaaaattaaatatgtttatattccTAAATATTTAGGGTGAATAAGCTTTTGCCAGCATTATAAAATTATGCTCAGCCATGCATTTATTAGAATACAAACTCTGaaactaatattaaataattaaataaaatcattttctattttaatacatCTTTATTTTCTAGGCAAAGCTATTTTTTAATCATCACTATTCCaatgtcacatgattcttcagaaattaaTCTAATATCTCACTTTGCTTTTTTAAGAAACATCTATTTTACTATTATCATTTgaagtagtagtattattaaaaatgtttgaattttgttttgaaaacTAATATAATTGCTACAGAATTCTttgattaattataataattttttttaccagaACAGCATTGAAAATTATATcatacttttactttcacttctcAATTTAATGCTTCATTGTCTTCATTGCTATAGTAAAAAAATAagcataatgataataattcattattattattattattatgataaaacATGACCCCAAACCTACAGTACGCATAATAACTAACCTTTTGATGAGGCTTTCAAGCTTGTCCTGTCGATCTTTCAGGAAAGAGCCACATTTCTGTAGCACACAGCTGAGGTAGTGCATCTTCATGGCTAACACTTCATTCATGTCCTGCTGTTTGATGCACTTCTCACAGATCAGCTCCAGAACCTGTGTAGCACATGAGTTATTAACACATAATTTGCTTTGAGATTTGAATTGGTTTGAgtttattgtaataaatgtatactCACAAACAtaacacagcaaaaaaaaacaaaacagaaagagGTACCACAAGTACTACGAGGCTACAAGTCACTTTTCATTTAATGTTCCACGCTGGTGAAATGACCTTTACATCATCAAACAGAGTGCTGATTTACTAGTAtcatttaaacaacaacaaaaatctcaTTTATCTGGAATCACCTGAACCACTGTGAACAAAGCCTCACCACACGACAACCCCAAACAAAGTGTGCCTCACAtgagtgagtgggcttgacaaaccacctgtagaaaacactttACCAGACACTTGCACTAGTTTTGCACTaaacactttcttacaatcacaaAAAACActatttatgaagtgtgcttcacacaggtgagtgggcttaacaaaccacctgtagaaacactcttttcTCTATATttccaaacatttttaaaagtctccaccttaagcctggtttatacttctgcgtcaagtgaccggcgtaactcacggcgcaggcatcGTAACTCACGgccgcagctgtgcatttatacttctgcgcgctgtctctgttggtctgcattaacacttccgaaacgctagttggcagtgaggtgtaaatgttcctctgtgtcgagtttctttgctttTCCTgtacacttcctggttgtacaagtggctcaaactcactcattttgaggcaggaactggcgggcgtgcagcaactttaactatgaggtaaacacaaaacaaaactttccatcaggagctccttcacagaactccacacttgtaaacaatcgctccattgggctcgcgtccagctTGCGCCCtttgcgcggctctcggtcccgcccagactcgtcagcgctaccaagccgacccaTCACAGTGCTTGCGCTACGcgccgttgcgacgtgtagttacaatttttgagaggtgcacgtcagtgacgccgacggccacggtgaagggctatgcgtcagcgccgtagcatatgccggtgtttgacgcagaagtagaaATCAGCCTTTACTCTAGCACCTAATTATTTGAGCACTCAGTTTACTTGTATAATTACAACTTCTTGTGTGCATTGCCTCTTCCTGTTGattcgctgaatgcctcctcaattacaagtcgctttggacaaaagcgtctgttgaaggcaaggcaagtttatttatatagcacatttcatacacagtggcaattcaaagtgctttacataaacaggaataaaaaagacaagtttaggaaaataaaaagcagacaataaaaattattaaaaacagataaaaacaaattaaaatgagttaaaataggttataaaagaatgaaaaagaaaacgaaaaacataatagtgcgatctgtcggacgcagcacagtgctcattcagtaaaggcacagctaaacagatgtgttttcagtcttgattttaatgtgcctaatgttggagcacatctgatcatttctggaagctgattccagcagcgaggggcatagtggctgaaggcagattcaccctgctttgactgaactcttggaacttctagtttatatgatcctaaagatctgagtgatctgttaggtttgtattcagtcagcatatctgtaatgtattgaggtccttggccatttagtgatttatagaccagtaataatactttaaaatctattctgaatgtaactggcagccagtgtagagacctgaggacaggtgtgatgtgctctgatttcctgcttctggtcagaattctggctgcagcattctggatgagctgcaagtgtctgactgtctttttgggaaggccagtgaggagtccattacagtaatccaccctgctgctgataaaagcatgaacaagtttctctaaatcttcactagaaacaaagcatctgattcttgcaatatttttgagatgatagtatgctgatttactgactgctttgacatgactgttgaaactcagatctgactcaagagtcacaccaagattcttgaccttattttttgtcgtttgacctttagagccaaggtacgcatttaccttgagaacctcatctctgttcccaaacgcaatgacttcagttttctctttgtttaactgaagaaaattttggcacatccaatttttaatttcatcaatacattggcagagggtgtcaatggggctgtaggcattaggcagtaaggctaggtagatctgagtgtcatcagcatagctgtggtaggagatttgattctttctcattatttggctcagagggagcatgtaaaggttgaacaggagaggtgccagaagcgagccttgtgggactccacatgtcatgggtgtccacctcgacctatgatcacctatactgacatagtaacctctcccttcaaggtaagatctgaaccatttgaggactgtcccagacagcccaacccagttttccagcctatccagaagtatgctgtgatcgacagtgtcaaatgcagcactgagatcgagcaataccaacactgttattttacctgaatctgtgtttagacgtatatcattgattatctttataagagcgctctctgtactgtgatgtgctctgaaaccagattgaaaattgtctaaacaccccctgaagtttaagaacttgttaacctggttgaaaacaactttttcaatgattttgccaatgaaagggagatttgagattggcctgtaattgctcaatagggtgttatccaggttgctcttcttcaagaggggtttaacaactgcagttttaagtgagtttggaaaaatccctgagagaagtgaagcatttaccacttttagaagatccatttctaaacaggtaaacaccgttttgaagaatgatgtggggagcgtgtcaagactgcaggttgatgttttcataatttgcaccatctcttctaagattttgccgttaattaccatgaaatcagacataatgtctgacttctcaagttgtggttgagcttgtttgatatcgacacaacttggctgattggatgagctgattgcctttctgatattaatgatcttatcagtgaagaaatgagcaaactcattacatttgctttcagagagtagctcactgggaatccgactgggggggtttgtgagcctctctactgttgcaaagagtgtgcgagcattatttacattgttgtttataaggcttgaaaagaaagtctgtctagcagtttttagttccacattaaaagcctgaagactgtctttatagatattataatggactactagtttcgtctttctccacatacgctcagcttttctgcattgtcttttcttcatttggactgctcttgagtttctccaagggactctctctttgccagttctcttcctaactttaacaggagcgatgtcatttattacattttcaattttagaattaaacaaatcaaggagagaatcaacagagtctgcagatatacttggtgccagcgatatggccttcataaactgctcactagtgttctcatttatgcatctctttctgacagagacagatctgtctttaatagctggagtgccacatccttaacaacagtggatgaaatgtgtaaacccttagttataagtagatcaagggtgtgtccacgattgtgtgtgggtccttgaacatgctgagtcaaaagtgttaaaaacagtcatcagttcttttacagcattgatttctggattatcaatgtgaatattaaaatacccagcaatactaaaataatcatattcagatgttactattgataacagctctgtaaaatcctcaataaaagctggagaatattttggaggtctgtagataatgatcagtaagatgcgtggagacccttttagtgctatactcagatattcaaaggacaaatagtcaccaaatgacacttgtttacagtcatgcacatctttaaacagggcagcgatgcctccacctctcctattaaatctgcaaacactcaaaaagtcaaagtttaaaggagctgcttcattcagaactgctgcgctataactgtcatctagccaagtttcatttaaaagcataaaatcaaggcaatttgtgttgataaaatcattgactaaaagtgacttattattgattgagtgatctgatgtttagaagtgaatgactaaatgtaataaCATAGCTCACCTTGCGACACTTCTCAAGCGCTTCCACATCCATGAGCAGAGGGTTTTCCTTCACCATCATCACTATCTGCAGAAGAACCAAGCAGAGGTTTTACAGTGAAAGGGATTTATGTTTTGATGTTATGTTTGATCAACTGGGAAATTTGATTGGGATTTTAGAAACAAATGTAGCCCCTAAGGTTGCTGCACATTGTATATGAAATTTTCACACGTTGAAAAACAAATTCGACCTCACGTTGTGTGAATCATATTGACACAATGCCTCCGAAAACTTTGTCAGTCATAAAAAAATTTCAAACTGGGATcaatttttattgctttttttcatctgaaaaatcaatttgagaggtgttttaacagttcagagccaccgtacaagctaATAGCTACATACAGAATGTCGTCATCTGAGCTACagataactttatgacaaacattGTGCAGACACACTGTCGGTGTGTCCATACATTTGACATTGGGTAGACATTATAATATAAGGCATGGTTTGCTTTAGGTCTGTTGCTTCGACATGTGAACGCGGTAGCCATCTATTATAATGTATATAGGTACTGCCAATGTCTGTTCAGGATGTGTCTGTTCAGGACGTGAAGgtgtgaagtatcacaagcaatgtatcaaaatttCACTGATCTCCTGaaataaactttacattttaGGATAATTGTAGcgcagctctttgataatgaACTAAACTCTCCTTCCTCTCTAATATTGAATGAACACAATATGCAGCCTATTGCTCTTTGTTTTACTACTttggagaaagagaaaaaaaaagtatcacagctTGAACTGACtccaaaatgttttgtgttttttggatTATTAATATGCATTAGTGTGCAAAGTTAGCTTTCGCATATGAATACGTAAAAAATGCATACGAAAATTTGCACTTCAGTGCACCtttaaagttatatttatttactgctaTTTCTTAATATGGATATGAGAGTATAGAATCAGACAAAAGGAATAGAGAAAGGAGAGAAATGAACAGGACTGGAAAAGAAAACATGGCCTGATACCTTTACAGGATTGAGGTTGGTACTCATGATAATTTTGTGTAGCGGTCCAGAAAGTTTTGAAGGAAGTTTTGGTTCCTTTTCCAGCCCCTGAGGTTTTGTGTAGTAGTCCAACCTCGCCCGGGAGAAGAAGTTATTGATGACTGTCACGCAATCGTGCTGTCCTGAAAAATATTGAAACTATTTTCAAATGTACAGTACCTTTCCTTCTGCAAGTCTTAGGTGAAAAATGAGGCTTTCCGATTTTCTTATTCTTAATGTaagaaaatgtatacttttacaATAAATCTCAGATATGGCTCCCTCTTGAGGGATGTGGCATCAAACCATTCTTGAATATCTGACTTGTATTGAACATAGTAAAAATAGAGCTTACCATAATATTTAGGAACCTTGATGACTTTGATATTGCTTCTATCCTGACAAGAGGATTTACTTAAGAATGTCATGGATGGTTTTGTTGGTTGTTTTACACTTACAGTTAATACTTTCATATTCTTATATTCTCCATGACTTACTAAATGCTGCGTAGGTGCACTTCCCTGTTTGTGTATGT is part of the Danio rerio strain Tuebingen ecotype United States chromosome 15, GRCz12tu, whole genome shotgun sequence genome and encodes:
- the ankmy2a gene encoding ankyrin repeat and MYND domain-containing protein 2a (The RefSeq protein has 1 substitution, 1 non-frameshifting indel compared to this genomic sequence); this encodes MSAPKKGDLTDTEKELLQVIAAGNVQEASRLLGSKDVKVNCLDEYGMTPLMHAAYKGKADMCKLLLQHGADVNCNEHEHGYTALMFAGLSGKTEITWMMLDAGAETDAVNSVGRTAAQMAAFVGQHDCVTVINNFFSRARLDYYTKPQGLEKEPKLPPKLSGPLHKIIMSTNLNPVKIVMMVKENPLLMDVEALEKCRKVLELICEKCIKQQDMNEVLAMKMHYLSCVLQKCGSFLKDRQDKLESLIKSLLKGRDSDGFPVFQEKFIRECIRKFPYCDATLLQQLVRSIAPVEIGSDPTAMSVLTQAITGQVGFMDADFCTTCGEKGAEKRCSICKMVIYCGQACQKLHWFSHKKVCKMLQEQREKHEAESAARQKQAKAEGDQALEEMSSTMEDLSVSQNETTSSTDNHTEDVNSVTAD